From one Scophthalmus maximus strain ysfricsl-2021 chromosome 19, ASM2237912v1, whole genome shotgun sequence genomic stretch:
- the LOC118313807 gene encoding immediate early response gene 5-like protein, with protein sequence MECAFEAQNLISISLRKIQSSRTQRGGIKLHKNLLVTYVLRNARQFYVSKNLSQTQRTHHYEDVAAVRERQEYLELTGSFTELSDDFYCNFTGVESDTWHYGAHQPHGEPAEVAHQDASACAMVSPNDSGLLVSDACWSCADKSSWELPVPNTQANQKTVLDLDTHVVTTVTNGYFHSDCCAQPKQPQGAQCYSKKRRMDTSYHIVDPEFYLPDFGPVPCKRMRTDDESYSDSEQLDSTNISNLISVLGSGGLSEFVSWQQTDLEQIFAAQTICLKHTLLTGSGWTRAIEAF encoded by the coding sequence ATGGAGTGTGCATTTGAGGCACAGAACCTGATCTCCATTTCTCTGAGGAAAATCCAAAGCTCCAGGACGCAGAGAGGAGGCATCAAGCTCCACAAGAACTTGCTGGTAACGTACGTACTGAGAAACGCCAGGCAGTTTTATGTGAGCAAAAACTTGTCGCAAACGCAGAGGACGCACCATTACGAGGATGTAGCCGCAGTCCGCGAAAGGCAAGAATACCTCGAATTGACGGGGAGCTTCACGGAGTTGTCCGATGACTTCTACTGCAACTTTACTGGGGTTGAGTCGGACACTTGGCACTACGGAGCGCACCAGCCCCACGGCGAGCCTGCAGAGGTGGCGCACCAAGACGCATCTGCCTGCGCAATGGTTTCACCAAATGACTCTGGCCTCCTGGTTTCGGACGCCTGTTGGAGTTGTGCGGACAAATCCTCCTGGGAGTTACCTGTCCCGAACACACAGGCCAACCAAAAGACTGTGCTGGACTTGGACACGCATGTGGTGACTACTGTCACGAATGGATACTTCCACTCAGACTGTTGCGCGCAGCCAAAACAGCCGCAGGGCGCGCAGTGCTACAGTAAAAAGCGAAGGATGGACACAAGTTATCACATTGTTGACCCAGAGTTTTATTTGCCAGACTTTGGGCCAGTGCCATGCAAACGAATGAGGACTGATGATGAATCATATTCAGACTCGGAGCAGTTGGACAGCACGAACATCTCCAACCTGATCTCGGTGTTGGGTTCAGGTGGACTATCTGAGTTTGTGAGTTGGCAGCAGACGGACCTTGAGCAAATATTCGCCGCGCAAACAATCTGTTTAAAACATACACTGCTGACAGGCAGCGGCTGGACCAGAGCAATCGaagcattttga
- the asb6 gene encoding ankyrin repeat and SOCS box protein 6 has protein sequence MPYLHGFRRIIYEYQPLVDAVMCVVGLEEGDRGGDEDRVTCPEDGSGVCGSLVELLERESQSQVFVEGISYALFKVAERGLLYAAQILMGYGAHLNFEDPVSYYNPLHIAVQRNRPNMVRLLVGHGADYEKRDRIHESSPLDLASEESERLPCLRTLLDLGADVNASDKNGKTPLLHALASSDGLAVHNTENIQLLLQRGADVNAATVDGETIQSSMVFLVKEALEASADDAAEIGKFCLKTVRLLLAHGVDPSCCMNEDGEPSLTQTSLQHFDHLFPLAVLLLQSGASLVCSDHGDSCWSGYSLLFHRLQKALQQCSDQSHTAELLEQAEVLLDLARVNAPALRLPLRLEPPVPGQDPHPCAQALVDLHSRVVEREASPPALRCLCRAFIRTHLQPWPLEGRIKALPLPDRLIDFLLPEQTYTPKPGWDLFRPQQSRR, from the exons ATGCCTTACCTGCACGGCTTCCGTAGGATCATTTATGAGTACCAGCCGCTGGTGGACGCTGTGATGTGTGTCGTGGGACTGGAGGAAGGAGATCGTGGCGGCGACGAGGACAG AGTGACGTGTCCCGAGGACGGGTCTGGTGTGTGTGGTTCACTGGTGGAGCTTCTGGAGCGAGAGTCCCAGTCACAAGTGTTTGTAGAAGGCATCAGCTACGCGCTGTTCAAAGTGGCAGAGAGGGGACTGTTGTACGCAGCACAAATCCTTATGGGCTATGGGGCTCATCTAAACTTTGAAG ACCCAGTGTCATACTACAATCCACTACATATAGCAGTTCAGCGGAACAGGCCAAACATGGTGAGGCTGCTGGTCGGACACGGAGCAGACTATGAAAAGAGGGACAGG ATCCATGAGAGCAGTCCCTTGGATCTCGCCAGTGAGGAGTCAGAGAGACTGCCCTGCCTGCGCACTCTGCTGGACCTAGGCGCTGATGTAAATGCAAGCGATAAAAATG GAAAGACACCTCTGCTCCATGCCTTGGCAAGCAGCGATGGACTCGCAGTGCACAACACAGAGAACATCCAGCTTCTTCTGCAGAGAG GTGCAGATGTGAATGCCGCTACTGTGGACGGCGAAACGATCCAGTCCTCAATGGTGTTTTTGGTGAAGGAAGCCCTGGAGGCCAGCGCGGACGACGCTGCTGAGATCGGTAAATTCTGCTTGAAAACCGTACGGCTGTTGCTGGCTCACGGCGTGGACCCCAGCTGCTGCATGAATGAGGATGGCGAGCCCTCCCTGACGCAGACGAGCCTGCAGCACTTTGACCATCTCTTCCCTCTGGCTGTGCTCTTACTCCAGAGCGGAGCCTCGTTGGTTTGCTCCGATCACGGCGACTCCTGTTGGTCGGGTTACAGCCTCCTTTTCCATCGGCTTCAGAAAGCCCTGCAGCAGTGCTCTGATCAAAGTCACACCGCCGAGCTCCTGGAGCAAGCTGAGGTGCTGCTCGACTTAGCGAGGGTGAACGCCCCTGCGCTACGTCTGCCTCTCAGGTTGGAGCCCCCCGTGCCTGGTCAGGACCCTCATCCTTGTGCTCAGGCTCTGGTGGACCTGCACAGCCGGGTAGTAGAGCGTGAAGCAAGCCCTCCTGCTTTGCGATGCCTTTGCAGGGCATTCATAAGGACACACCTACAGCCCTGGCCACTGGAAGGCAGAATCAAAGCCTTGCCGTTACCAGACAGACTGATAGACTTTCTTCTGCCTGAGCAGACATACACACCGAAGCCTGGCTGGGACCTCTTTAGGCCCCAACAGAGCCGACGCTGA